The nucleotide window CAACCGCGTGACTGGCTCAGGCTGAGCGCAGCATCTCCAGCACGCGAGTCATATCCGGCGAGGCCAGTTCGCCATCCGGTTCCTTGCGTGCCAGCAGCAAGTCCATCAGGTCGTTGTCGCTCAGTTCCAGCAGTTGCGTCAGCACGCCGACGTCCGTGTCACTGAGGTCATGCTCATATCGGCTGAAAAAACGTTCGAAGATCAGATCGTTTTCCAGCAGACCGCGCCGCGCCCGCCACCTAAGGCGTGCACGACGTAGAGGGTCGGACTGATGCCCGGAGTCATTCATGACACAGTCCCTATCAGACAGCGCGGCGCACCATCAATTCCTTGATCTTGCCGATTGCCTTCGTGGGGTTCAGTCCCTTCGGGCACACATCCACGCAATTCATGATCGTGTGGCAA belongs to Burkholderia sp. PAMC 26561 and includes:
- a CDS encoding FAD assembly factor SdhE, whose translation is MNDSGHQSDPLRRARLRWRARRGLLENDLIFERFFSRYEHDLSDTDVGVLTQLLELSDNDLMDLLLARKEPDGELASPDMTRVLEMLRSA